The following are from one region of the Vitis riparia cultivar Riparia Gloire de Montpellier isolate 1030 chromosome 14, EGFV_Vit.rip_1.0, whole genome shotgun sequence genome:
- the LOC117931365 gene encoding RNA polymerase II-associated protein 3 isoform X2, producing the protein MATRFPSKHARDQALDFQGFLTDLQDWELSLKEKDKKMKAQAEEKDVPRATGNVKHSSKLSSSPGVGLRLGQSRSDTRQHEYSRNHDAISCISSSFMTEESLPDAASEKELGNEYFKQRKFKEAIDCYSRSIALLPTAVAYANRAMAYIKIKRFQEAEDDCTEALNLDDRYIKAYSRRATARKELGKFKEATEDAEFALRLEPQNQEIKKQYAEAKSLYEKKASGALKSSVQGLQKVGKSVVEVNADTQGVRSISSSSQGAGEAAIQDHFMVPANTSTSMEETENKGTGNRSKENGYLENPVQNSGLEDVMSNHKTGQREMKSSLQELASRAASRAMVEAAKNITAPNSAYQFEVSWRGLLGDHALQASYLKAISPNALPQIFKNALSAPILIDIIKCIATFFITEMDLAIKFLDNLTKISRFDMIIMCLSSTDKADLLKIWDEVFCNKATPSGYADTLGKLRPRYCFKQ; encoded by the exons ATGGCGACTAGGTTTCCGAGCAAGCACGCCCGTGATCAAGCTCTG GATTTCCAAGGATTTTTGACTGACTTGCAAGATTGGGAACTTTCTCTCAAGGAGAAAGACAAGAAAATGAAAGCGCAGGCTGAGGAAAAG GATGTCCCTAGAGCAACAGGAAATGTGAAGCACTCTAGTAAACTTTCTAGCAGTCCTGGAGTTGGCTTGAGACTAGGCCAATCAAGAAGTGACACAAGACAACACGAGTACTCTAGAAATCATGATGCCATTAGCTGTATATCAAGTAGTTTCATGACTGAAGAGAGCTTGCCTGATGCTGCTTCTGAGAAAGAACTG GGCAACGAGTATTTTAAGCAGAGGAAATTTAAGGAAGCAATTGACTGCTACTCAAGAAGTATTGCCTTATTACCAACAGCTGTGGCTTATGCAAATAGGGCAATGGCCtatatcaaaatcaagag ATTCCAAGAAGCTGAAGATGACTGTACGGAGGCCTTAAATTTAGATGATCGCTACATAAAGGCGTACTCACGCCGAGCAACAGCCAGAAAAGAACTTGGGAAATTTAAAGAAGCCACTGAGG ATGCTGAATTTGCCCTGCGGTTGGAACCTCAGAACCAAGAAATCAAGAAACAGTATGCTGAGGCCAAATCTTTGTATGAGAAG AAGGCATCTGGAGCACTGAAAAGCTCTGTACAAGGACTGCAGAAAGTGGGAAAGTCAGTGGTGGAAGTGAATGCAGACACTCAGGGAGTACGTTCCATCTCAAGTAGTTCTCAAGGGGCAGGAGAGGCTGCAATTCAAGATCATTTCATG GTCCCAGCAAACACATCCACATCCATGGAGGAAACGGAAAATAAGGGAACTGGAAACAGAAGTAAAGAGAATGGTTATCTTGAAAATCCTGTTCAGAATTCTGGTTTGGAAGATGTTATG AGTAATCACAAAACAGGCCAGCGAGAGATGAAGTCATCATTACAAGAGCTTGCTTCTCGGGCAGCTTCTCGAGCTATGGTTGAAGCTGCAAAAAATATCACAGCACCAAATTCAGCATATCAATTTGAGGTTTCTTGGCGAGGGCTTTTGGGTGATCATGCCCTACAGGCTTCCTATTTGAAG GCCATATCACCAAATGCATTACCACAGATATTCAAGAATGCGTTGTCTGCTCCTATACTAATTGACATTATAAAGTGCATTGCCACCTTTTTCAT CACGGAAATGGACCTGGCCATcaaatttttagacaatttaaccaaaatttcaagatttgaCATGATCATCATGTGTCTTTCATCTACAGATAAAGCCG ATCTACTCAAGATATGGGATGAAGTGTTCTGTAACAAGGCAACTCCATCTGGGTATGCAGACACACTTGGCAAACTGCGTCCAAGGTACTGCTTCAAACAGTGA
- the LOC117931365 gene encoding RNA polymerase II-associated protein 3 isoform X1 — MATRFPSKHARDQALDFQGFLTDLQDWELSLKEKDKKMKAQAEEKDVPRATGNVKHSSKLSSSPGVGLRLGQSRSDTRQHEYSRNHDAISCISSSFMTEESLPDAASEKELGNEYFKQRKFKEAIDCYSRSIALLPTAVAYANRAMAYIKIKRFQEAEDDCTEALNLDDRYIKAYSRRATARKELGKFKEATEDAEFALRLEPQNQEIKKQYAEAKSLYEKEILQKASGALKSSVQGLQKVGKSVVEVNADTQGVRSISSSSQGAGEAAIQDHFMVPANTSTSMEETENKGTGNRSKENGYLENPVQNSGLEDVMSNHKTGQREMKSSLQELASRAASRAMVEAAKNITAPNSAYQFEVSWRGLLGDHALQASYLKAISPNALPQIFKNALSAPILIDIIKCIATFFITEMDLAIKFLDNLTKISRFDMIIMCLSSTDKADLLKIWDEVFCNKATPSGYADTLGKLRPRYCFKQ, encoded by the exons ATGGCGACTAGGTTTCCGAGCAAGCACGCCCGTGATCAAGCTCTG GATTTCCAAGGATTTTTGACTGACTTGCAAGATTGGGAACTTTCTCTCAAGGAGAAAGACAAGAAAATGAAAGCGCAGGCTGAGGAAAAG GATGTCCCTAGAGCAACAGGAAATGTGAAGCACTCTAGTAAACTTTCTAGCAGTCCTGGAGTTGGCTTGAGACTAGGCCAATCAAGAAGTGACACAAGACAACACGAGTACTCTAGAAATCATGATGCCATTAGCTGTATATCAAGTAGTTTCATGACTGAAGAGAGCTTGCCTGATGCTGCTTCTGAGAAAGAACTG GGCAACGAGTATTTTAAGCAGAGGAAATTTAAGGAAGCAATTGACTGCTACTCAAGAAGTATTGCCTTATTACCAACAGCTGTGGCTTATGCAAATAGGGCAATGGCCtatatcaaaatcaagag ATTCCAAGAAGCTGAAGATGACTGTACGGAGGCCTTAAATTTAGATGATCGCTACATAAAGGCGTACTCACGCCGAGCAACAGCCAGAAAAGAACTTGGGAAATTTAAAGAAGCCACTGAGG ATGCTGAATTTGCCCTGCGGTTGGAACCTCAGAACCAAGAAATCAAGAAACAGTATGCTGAGGCCAAATCTTTGTATGAGAAG GAGATTCTTCAGAAGGCATCTGGAGCACTGAAAAGCTCTGTACAAGGACTGCAGAAAGTGGGAAAGTCAGTGGTGGAAGTGAATGCAGACACTCAGGGAGTACGTTCCATCTCAAGTAGTTCTCAAGGGGCAGGAGAGGCTGCAATTCAAGATCATTTCATG GTCCCAGCAAACACATCCACATCCATGGAGGAAACGGAAAATAAGGGAACTGGAAACAGAAGTAAAGAGAATGGTTATCTTGAAAATCCTGTTCAGAATTCTGGTTTGGAAGATGTTATG AGTAATCACAAAACAGGCCAGCGAGAGATGAAGTCATCATTACAAGAGCTTGCTTCTCGGGCAGCTTCTCGAGCTATGGTTGAAGCTGCAAAAAATATCACAGCACCAAATTCAGCATATCAATTTGAGGTTTCTTGGCGAGGGCTTTTGGGTGATCATGCCCTACAGGCTTCCTATTTGAAG GCCATATCACCAAATGCATTACCACAGATATTCAAGAATGCGTTGTCTGCTCCTATACTAATTGACATTATAAAGTGCATTGCCACCTTTTTCAT CACGGAAATGGACCTGGCCATcaaatttttagacaatttaaccaaaatttcaagatttgaCATGATCATCATGTGTCTTTCATCTACAGATAAAGCCG ATCTACTCAAGATATGGGATGAAGTGTTCTGTAACAAGGCAACTCCATCTGGGTATGCAGACACACTTGGCAAACTGCGTCCAAGGTACTGCTTCAAACAGTGA